The sequence GCTAAGCAAGGTGGTTTTGTCCAGATTCCGGTCGATCACCAGGATGCGCGGGTCTTCAGCGCAGGCGATGAGGAGCTTGCGCCAGTGGGGGGAATCCTCTACCACGTTGGTCACTTTCAGGATCAGGTTGACCGCTTCGTCGCCGCGGGGAAACGCCCGTCGGAAAGCGGCGATGCAGGCGAAGGGGTTCTTACGCTCCAGGTAGGACATGAAATCGAAGATGAACAGGAATAGGAAGCGCTCGGCCGGCAGCCCGAGGTTCGCCCGCGTGGGCCAGTGGGAATGGTCTTGTACCGCTACCGCCAGTGGCATGGGCAGCACGGGCACCGGGGCGTCCTCGGCGAACGCTGCGGCGGCGTAGCGGCTGGAACACCAGATCTCGTCCACCAGGGCGTAAACGCCCCGCCATTCTGCCGGCCAGCGGGGGAGTTCCCAGGGCCAGCAGCCGATGACGAAGGTCGATGCGAACCATTCTGGACAGTCCAGCCACAAGGCCGCGGTGTCGAAGGCGGTCATGCACAGGACCGTGAAGGGATAACGCGGCGCGCTCGCTAGGTGCTCCAGGGCGGAAAAATCCCTTTGTCCGATGCCGGGGCCGGGCTGCCGGTTCAGGATGCAAAACTCGATGTCGGCGGCGGTGAGGGCCTCGGCCATCATCCGCACGTCCTCGCCGATGCCAAACTCCCCCGTGGCGTAACCCACCAGGTTGACGCCCAATGGCTCCCTCGCCCCGGGGAGCATTGGCCCCGCCGCACCACCATCGGCCACGCGTAGGCCGTTCCAGGGGTAGCGCGCCCGGCTCTTCGAATTCAACCGATCCCCGATCGGCCGCAGCGGTCCCTCCGCCCCCAACCGTTGCTCCACCAGATGCTTGAGCGCTGCCCGTCCCGCCGGGCTGGCCACATCCACGCGCTCCCGGATGGCGGGCTCAGCCAGCCACACGTACCACATCAGGCGGGTGAGGGGCGGTTGGATCGCCTCCTGAAGCGGCGCGAGGGGTTCGCACAGCCGCAGCGCCTGGCGCACGTCCAGATATTCGAACAGCTGCTGTTCCCTAAGGCCGAACACGTGGAACCAGGCCAGGAACCGTTCCCGGCCTTCCTGGCTGTTGAGCGTGAAGGTTTCGCTCACGTCGGAGCGACACAGCCACAGCCAATGCATCAAACGGGTCAGGGGCAGGCTGGCGTCCTGCACGAGTTCCGGCGCTGGGGCGCGGACGTAGTCCAGCTCGGCGTCGGAAAGCACCGGAAACAGGTCATACTCCGGTACCCCAAACAAAAAGTACCAGCGAATGAAGCGCGTCCAGGCATCCGGGTCGTTCCGGTCCTGGCGCACGTCCCTCCGGGTTTCGAACAGGAACCGCAGCAACCGGGTGACGGGGAATCCGCCGTGGTTCATCACCACCTGCCGGGCCACCTCGGCTTGCTCCGTGCCCAACGGATGGCAAGGGGAAAATTCCCGGCGGCCATACACCAGCCACCAGGCGATGAAATCCCGCTGGGCTTCCGCCTCGTTTTGCCGGCGCTGCAGCAACCACTCCCGGACGTCGCCCCGCAGCAGCCAGGCGAAATGGAGGGCGTCGGTGAAAAAGCTCGGCCGTGACATGGCGTGTTACCTGGTTAGGGACAAAGGCTTTCCCAACGGCCCAACACCGGGTCCAGGGGAAAGGGATCGAAGATGAGTTGGCTCGGGTCCCGGAAATGGGATTCGAAAATGCCGCGAATCCCGGCCTCGCCCTCCCTGAGATAGATGCCGTACCAGTCCTTCCAGTGGCTGCCGCCGATGTCCTTTCTGCCCAGGGCCTCGGCGGCCTCGATGGCCCTGCCCCCGTTGATCACCTTCTTGCGGGTGTGGTCGAGGGAGCGCAGGAAGAACTCCCGGTAGTGCAGCCCCAAGCCCAAGCCACCCACATAGCCGCGGATTTCCTGCCCGTCGGCGGTGACGCCGTGGTTGCCCTGCTGGATTTGATACTGGACCCGGCTGCGTACCGCGACCTTGAAGGATTTGTGCGATAACGGCTCGCGGTGGCGGATTCGGTGGAAGAAGGGCGCCCCCGGATCAGTGGAGTAATAGTCGCGGATGGGCAGGTATTGGCTTTTAGGAAGTAGGATTCCTTCGGTTTCCTCGGGCAGCCCGGAAAGTATCTCCTCCAGGGGCCGTTCGGCGCAGAGAAATTCGTCGGCGTCGACGGGAAATACCCACCGGACCTCCGGCCACAGGCTGCAGGCGACCCGGAAGGCAGCGGTGGTGAACTCGGCCTGGAGGTAGCCCACCACCGGGTCGTCGATGACAATGACCGTTGTGTCCGCGAAGGCTGCCGCGAAACGACCGATGAGCGCCCGGGTGGCGTCCGTGGAGCCGTTGTCCACCAGCACGAAGCGGCGAAAGCCGAGGCTGTAGTGCCACAGGAGATTCGGCCAGACGACGTCGTCCTCGTCCTTGATCATCGCCACGTAGGCGGCGCTGCCGAGAGGCGGGCCCTGGTCGACCAGCTGGTGTTTGCGGCCAAGCTCGTTCTGGCGCAAGTCGTCGGCAAGCACGCAGAGCTTGGCGCTGCGGTCGATGCCGGGGATTTGCAAAAGCTCCGCGTAGTTCCCGAGATTGAACAGCGCCAGGGCCAACATGTCCTTGATCCTGGGGTCGTTCTTGGCATCGTCGTGGGCCTCCCGGTAGAGCTTTGGGAGTTCGCTCCAGTGCCCGGCATCCACGGCGCGGCGCGCGGCGCGAAAGGATTCTTCTGTGGTCATGGGCTGTCTCTCGGGGGCTACCTCGGAACGTCCAGCTGCCAGGGACAGATCGCGGCTAGGGGTCTTCGGTCCCGCTCCGGGGGCTGTGCCGCGCGCCCGGACCCGCCCAGCGGCCCGCGAAGGGCAGGGCGCCGACGCCCCCCGGGCCAAAGCTGAAGGAGGTTTCGGCTTCCCCACTGGAGAGGGCGTTGCGCAGATAGAAGCGGCCGCGTTCCGGGTCGTAACAGCCGATCCCGTCCCGGCCATCGCCGTTCCAGTCGCCGGCCAGGGGCAGGCAAGCGGCGCTCGGGGCGGCGAGCCGTAGGGTGTGGTCGGGCGGGCCGCTGCATAGCTCGTCGCGCAGGTAGAAGGTGGCCGTCACCGGATCGAACAAACCAATCCCGTCCCGGCCGTCGCCGTTCCAGTCGCCGGCCAGGGGCAGGCAACCGTGGGCCACCACGGCAAAGGGGAATTCGGTCTCCGGGACCGCAGGTGCTGAGAGCGCATTGCGAATCAGGAACAGGCCGCGATCGGGATCGTAGAAGCCCACCCCGTGCTTGCCGTCCCCGTCCCAATCCCCCGCCAGCGGCAGCCAGTTGGAGTCCTGTGGCCCAAAGGGGAATTGGATGTTCGGTTCCTCATTGTGCTCGTCGCTCCAGAGGATGAAATAGCGGCTGGCGCGGTGGAAAAAGCCGATCGCTTCGCGTCCTGTGCCCTGCCAATCCCCGTACAAGGGGTAGGCGGTGCCTTCCAAGTTCCATTGAATCAGGCGGCCTGGGCTGCCGCGGTATGGGTCCCTGAGCAGCGCCACCCCTCGCTCCGGGAAGAACAGCCCTACCGTGCTCAAGGGCCACGGCGTGACCCTATCCAAAAGAAAGATGTCCTTGACCTCGGTCCGTGCCGGCGTGACGGTGGCCGCTGCCAAAGCCGGTTCCCGCAACCGGGCGTAGGGGGATTCCAAGCCTTCCGCGGAAGCCGGCGCCGGCGGCGACTTCCCCAACAGCCGGGCGGCCTTGGCCAGCCAACGTTTGAGTTTCATGCCGCGATCGCCGCTATTGCGGGCACACCCTTTCAGGCCGAGCGGGCGGCCCTTGCTCTGGTGACACCGGCGAGGTCCCGCTCCAAGCCGTAATAGTCCTGTAGGGTATCGGAGACCTCCCAGCCGATGGTGGCCGTGCGCCAGACCGCGCCGACCCCTTGCTGCAGCACCTCCAGGAGGGTTCGGTTGATCTGCCGGGCATCGGCGTTCAGGGGTAGGAGCCGGCCGCAGCCCGTCTGCCGGATTCGTTCCGCCACCGCCCCGATGTCCAAGGCCACCGGGTAAAGGCCGTTTTCCCAGGCTTCGGACAACGCGAAGCAAAAGGTTTCCGGCCAGGGGCTCAAAAACAGCGCCACGGACGCCCGGCTCGCCGCGATCAGCCGCGGCAGCTGCTCACGCTGGTAAGCTCCGGAAATGGTCACATTGCCATAGCGGGCGAACGCGGCGTCGTCGGCGGTAAATCCGAGGATGGCAAAGCGCAGGGGCAGCCCCTCCTTTTCCGCGCTCTGTACACAGCGCAAGAGCATCTCCAGGCCCTTGTGGGGCCCGATGGCACCGATCACGGCGACAGTCGGGGTGTGCTCGTCCCACGCGGCCGGCCGGAGGATCCGCCGCGGTTCCAAAGGGGGCTGCACTTGGAGATTGGTCAATGGGAAATGCGCCGCGAGACGCCTTGCGGTGTCCTCGCTTGGGGCGAACAGGCGGCGAGCCTTGTTCAAAACATCGAC is a genomic window of Candidatus Methylocalor cossyra containing:
- a CDS encoding glycosyltransferase, whose protein sequence is MSRPSFFTDALHFAWLLRGDVREWLLQRRQNEAEAQRDFIAWWLVYGRREFSPCHPLGTEQAEVARQVVMNHGGFPVTRLLRFLFETRRDVRQDRNDPDAWTRFIRWYFLFGVPEYDLFPVLSDAELDYVRAPAPELVQDASLPLTRLMHWLWLCRSDVSETFTLNSQEGRERFLAWFHVFGLREQQLFEYLDVRQALRLCEPLAPLQEAIQPPLTRLMWYVWLAEPAIRERVDVASPAGRAALKHLVEQRLGAEGPLRPIGDRLNSKSRARYPWNGLRVADGGAAGPMLPGAREPLGVNLVGYATGEFGIGEDVRMMAEALTAADIEFCILNRQPGPGIGQRDFSALEHLASAPRYPFTVLCMTAFDTAALWLDCPEWFASTFVIGCWPWELPRWPAEWRGVYALVDEIWCSSRYAAAAFAEDAPVPVLPMPLAVAVQDHSHWPTRANLGLPAERFLFLFIFDFMSYLERKNPFACIAAFRRAFPRGDEAVNLILKVTNVVEDSPHWRKLLIACAEDPRILVIDRNLDKTTLLSLIQCCDAYVSLHRAEGFGRTLAEALLLEKPVIATDYSGNRDYLTEATGFPVACTLVEVAPGAYPWGAGQLWAEPSVAAAAEALKAVWRDPCAAQARARAGRDQIARHYAPAVVGARVRTRLEALAAGGLPPQKRSAPGGSARHGPGLPHPRPRPLSP
- a CDS encoding glycosyltransferase family 2 protein is translated as MTTEESFRAARRAVDAGHWSELPKLYREAHDDAKNDPRIKDMLALALFNLGNYAELLQIPGIDRSAKLCVLADDLRQNELGRKHQLVDQGPPLGSAAYVAMIKDEDDVVWPNLLWHYSLGFRRFVLVDNGSTDATRALIGRFAAAFADTTVIVIDDPVVGYLQAEFTTAAFRVACSLWPEVRWVFPVDADEFLCAERPLEEILSGLPEETEGILLPKSQYLPIRDYYSTDPGAPFFHRIRHREPLSHKSFKVAVRSRVQYQIQQGNHGVTADGQEIRGYVGGLGLGLHYREFFLRSLDHTRKKVINGGRAIEAAEALGRKDIGGSHWKDWYGIYLREGEAGIRGIFESHFRDPSQLIFDPFPLDPVLGRWESLCP